One Cryptomeria japonica chromosome 9, Sugi_1.0, whole genome shotgun sequence genomic window carries:
- the LOC131051263 gene encoding T-complex protein 1 subunit delta, with amino-acid sequence MATAVQHPRVTAATKTEKYVDTKRRDDIRHANIISAKAVADAVRTSLGPKGMDKMLCTSSGDVIITNDGATILNKMEVTQPAAKMLVELSKSQDIVAGDGTTTVVVIAGAILKQCVNLLSKGVHPTIMSEAFHRASEKAVEVLTAMAIPVELTDRDSLVKSASTSLNSKVVSQYSTLLAPLAVDAVLNVVDPAKPDIVDLRDIRVLQKLGGTVDDTEMVKGLVFDKKASHTAGGPTRIENAKIGVIQFQISPPKTDIEQNIVVSDYTMMDRILKEERNYILGMIKKIKGTGCNVLLIQKSILRDAVTDLSLHYLSKAKILVVKDVERDEIEFVTKTLNCLPIANIEHFREEKLGHADLVEEVAAGDSRIVKITGIKNMGRTTTVVVRGSNQLVLGEAERSLHDALCVVRCLVNKRFLIAGGGAPEIEVSRQLGAWAKTLQGMESYCIRAFAEALEVIPYTLAENAGLNPIAIVTELRNRHANGEVNTGINVRKGQITNILEENVVQPLLVSTSAISLATECVRMILKIDDIVTVR; translated from the exons ATGGCGACCGCAGTGCAGCATCCGCGGGTTACAGCGGCCACCAAGACAGAAAAATACGTTGACACCAAGCGCAGGGACGACATCCGGCATGCCAACATCATCTCAGCGAAGGCTGTCGCGGACGCGGTTCGAACCTCCCTGGGTCCCAAGGGCATGGACAAGATGCTCTGCACCTCCTCAGGCGATGTGATCATCACCAACGACGGCGCCACCATTCTCAACAAAATGGAGGTAACTCAGCCAGCCGCTAAAATGCTTGTAGAGCTTTCGAAATCGCAGGATATTGTTGCTGGTGATGGCACGACCACGGTCGTTGTCATCGCCGGTGCCATTCTCAAACAATGCGTGAATTTGCTATCCAAAGGTGTCCATCCTACCATTATGTCGGAGGCCTTCCACAGGGCCTCTGAAAAAGCCGTCGAGGTTTTGACGGCCATGGCTATTCCTGTCGAATTGACGGACCGTGACTCTTTGGTGAAAAGTGCGAGCACTTCTTTGAACAGTAAGGTTGTCAGCCAGTATTCTACCCTATTGGCCCCCCTTGCTGTTGACGCCGTCCTAAACGTCGTCGACCCTGCGAAGCCTGACATTGTGGATTTGAGGGACATCAGAGTTTTGCAAAAATTGGGCGGGACTGTTGATGATACGGAGATGGTTAAGGGTTTGGTGTTTGATAAGAAGGCAAGCCATACGGCCGGTGGGCCTACCAGAATTGAGAACGCCAAGATTGGCGTCATTCAGTTCCAGATTTCGCCTCCCAAGACAGACATTGAGCAGAACATTGTGGTTTCTGATTATACGATGATGGATAGGATTTTGAAGGAGGAGAGGAATTATATTCTGGGGATGATAAAGAAGATCAAGGGCACTGGATGCAATGTGCTGTTGATTCAGAAGAGTATTCTGCGAGATGCCGTCACTGATCTTTCGCTGCATTACCTGTCCAAGGCAAAGATTTTGGTGGTCAAGGATGTGGAAAGGGATGAAATCGAGTTCGTTACCAAGACGCTGAATTGTTTACCCATTGCCAATATTGAACACTTTAGGGAGGAGAAGCTAGGGCATGCTGATTTGGTTGAAGAGGTTGCGGCTGGTGATAGCAGGATTGTGAAGATTACAG GGATCAAGAACATGGGGCGGACGACCACGGTGGTGGTGCGGGGTTCTAATCAGCTTGTGCTGGGTGAGGCAGAGAGGAGTCTGCATGACGCTCTTTGTGTTGTGAGATGTCTTGTTAACAAGCGTTTCTTGATAGCTGGAGGTGGTGCTCCTGAAATTGAAGTCTCGAGGCAACTTGGTGCCTGGGCCAAAACATTGCAGGGAATGGAGAGTTACTGCATTCGTGCTTTTGCTGAGGCCCTTGAGGTTATTCCTTATACTTTGGCAGAGAATGCAGGGTTGAACCCCATTGCTATTGTTACAGAGCTTAGGAACCGTCATGCAAATGGGGAGGTAAACACAGGTATCAATGTTAGGAAGGGTCAAATAACAAACATTCTAGAAGAGAATGTGGTTCAACCACTGCTGGTGAGTACCAGTGCAATATCCTTGGCAACAGAATGTGTGCGGATGATTTTAAAAATTGATGATATCGTGACTGTAAGGTAG